From Heliomicrobium modesticaldum Ice1, a single genomic window includes:
- a CDS encoding DUF1540 domain-containing protein: protein MPQQHIHCIVSNCHYYAAGNKCVANEILVASDKFGANQPDNVDASMSAQLTAVSVNDCMSTCCKSFVPKDSGKVGVDGIKKMQ from the coding sequence ATGCCGCAACAGCACATCCATTGCATTGTCAGCAACTGCCATTACTATGCTGCTGGGAACAAGTGTGTCGCCAACGAGATTCTCGTCGCCAGCGATAAGTTCGGCGCCAACCAGCCTGACAATGTGGACGCCTCCATGTCGGCCCAACTGACCGCCGTCTCTGTCAACGACTGCATGTCCACTTGCTGCAAGTCCTTCGTGCCGAAGGACTCCGGCAAGGTGGGCGTCGACGGGATCAAGAAAATGCAGTAA
- the ltrA gene encoding group II intron reverse transcriptase/maturase, protein MMEGEATMRSRDAQRQPNIPKGNCQREEAVNPQGTGGVPSALPAQEAKQPREETYDLMEKVVERGNMTEAYKRVMANKGAAGIDGMGLESLRPYLKEEWSRIKQELLEGTYRPQPVRRVEIPKPQGGTRKLGIPTVVDRLIQQALNQILMPIFDPDFSTNSYGFRPGKSAHQAVKKAKEYIADGYRWVVDMDLAQFFDRVNHDILMARVARKVKDKRILKLIREYLKAGVMLNGIRVKSEEGTPQGGPLSPLLANIILDDLDKALESRGHRFCRYADDCNVYVRSRRAGQRVMEGMAKFLEGRLKLQVNWEKSAVDRPWNRKFLGFSFTWHKAAKIRLAPQTVKRVKEKIRQFTGRNRSIAMEDRLVTLNQYLKGWMGYFRLIDTPSVLKELDEWLRRRLRMCLLKQWKRPKTRRRNLVALGIPEEWACNISGSRKGYWRLSLTPQMNKALGLAYWREQGLVSLVETYQSHRQPA, encoded by the coding sequence ATGATGGAAGGGGAAGCGACGATGCGTTCGCGTGACGCGCAGAGACAGCCGAATATCCCGAAAGGGAACTGCCAACGGGAGGAAGCGGTGAATCCGCAGGGGACCGGTGGAGTGCCGAGCGCGTTACCGGCACAAGAAGCGAAGCAACCCCGCGAAGAGACGTATGATCTGATGGAGAAAGTCGTCGAACGAGGGAACATGACGGAAGCGTATAAGCGAGTCATGGCCAACAAAGGCGCGGCCGGAATCGACGGTATGGGGCTAGAATCCCTGCGCCCGTACCTAAAAGAGGAATGGTCGCGCATTAAACAGGAATTGTTGGAGGGGACCTATCGACCGCAACCGGTCCGGCGGGTTGAAATTCCCAAACCCCAAGGCGGAACACGGAAGCTGGGCATTCCCACTGTCGTCGATCGACTGATCCAACAGGCCCTGAACCAGATCCTGATGCCGATCTTCGACCCTGACTTTTCCACGAACAGCTACGGATTTCGTCCGGGAAAGAGTGCGCACCAAGCGGTGAAGAAAGCGAAGGAATACATCGCCGACGGCTACCGATGGGTGGTTGACATGGACCTGGCCCAGTTCTTTGATCGCGTCAATCACGACATTCTCATGGCGCGCGTAGCGCGCAAGGTGAAGGACAAACGAATCTTGAAGTTGATCCGAGAATACCTCAAGGCCGGGGTCATGCTCAACGGGATTCGTGTGAAGAGCGAGGAAGGAACACCCCAGGGAGGTCCACTCAGCCCTTTGCTGGCGAACATCATCCTGGATGATTTGGATAAGGCACTGGAAAGCCGGGGACATCGCTTCTGCCGGTACGCCGACGACTGTAACGTCTACGTCCGCAGTCGACGGGCAGGGCAACGAGTGATGGAGGGTATGGCAAAGTTTCTGGAGGGGCGGTTAAAACTGCAGGTCAACTGGGAGAAAAGCGCAGTCGACCGACCCTGGAACCGAAAGTTTCTGGGGTTTTCATTTACGTGGCATAAGGCAGCAAAGATTCGGCTCGCCCCCCAAACGGTGAAACGGGTGAAAGAGAAGATCCGCCAGTTCACTGGGCGGAACCGAAGCATTGCGATGGAGGACCGACTGGTCACCCTCAACCAATACCTGAAAGGCTGGATGGGCTACTTTCGACTCATTGACACGCCAAGCGTACTTAAAGAGTTGGATGAGTGGCTTCGCCGACGACTGCGGATGTGCCTGCTCAAGCAATGGAAGCGCCCGAAGACACGAAGACGAAACTTAGTGGCGTTGGGGATCCCGGAGGAATGGGCATGCAACATCAGCGGCTCACGAAAAGGATATTGGCGTCTGTCCTTGACCCCGCAAATGAATAAAGCCCTTGGCCTCGCCTACTGGCGGGAACAGGGCTTAGTCAGTTTAGTCGAAACATACCAATCTCATCGTCAACCAGCATGA
- a CDS encoding exo-beta-N-acetylmuramidase NamZ domain-containing protein, with translation MQKRWLFFWAILLSLSAILISPLPPFPVLPPAEAATVTLGNERLMSTYHSLIAGKRVGLVTNQTGVNSRGERTVDMLARDQSTKLVALFGPEHGVDGTAKAGEYVASYQHPTLNIPVYSLYGPTRMPTEEMLRNLDVLLFDIQDIGARSYTYMSTLNYCMVAAQKYNKPIVVLDRPNPLGGVIADGPVLEDPYKTFVGVDTLPMSHGMTAGELALYFNRNIGAKLTVVPMAGWHRNMVFQDTGLPWVNTSPAIVDLDAAFGYMATGLGEGTGVFQSNFKWIGAKGIDADRYAELLNGAGLPGVTFVPDRRGSAGGVRLQITDYHAFNPAKTGIYALAYAHSLNRFPVPKSGDKVVMFDKIMGTDKVGIWLEAGLSPQEMEENYRPALEAFREERKRYLIYGDRLDSPPGLIEPIRVVVDGREVPFDSAPYLDRNDRVMVPLRAIAEALGASVTWSGATGTITVEKAGKRSIFVVGSPSAVIQGAQKRLDAAPVILGARTMIPARYVTEAVGGAVEWDGVRRTVIVMSKTER, from the coding sequence ATGCAAAAACGGTGGTTGTTTTTCTGGGCCATTTTGCTCAGCCTCAGCGCTATCCTGATTTCCCCCTTGCCGCCCTTCCCGGTTCTGCCGCCGGCTGAGGCCGCAACGGTCACCTTAGGCAATGAACGCCTGATGAGTACATACCATAGCCTCATCGCCGGCAAGCGCGTCGGCCTCGTCACCAACCAGACAGGTGTCAACAGCCGCGGTGAGCGCACTGTCGATATGCTGGCTCGGGATCAGTCAACGAAGCTCGTGGCCCTTTTCGGTCCCGAACACGGCGTCGACGGGACGGCCAAGGCGGGTGAGTACGTGGCCTCTTACCAGCATCCCACCTTGAACATCCCCGTCTACAGCCTCTACGGGCCGACGCGGATGCCCACCGAAGAGATGCTCCGCAATCTCGATGTGCTGCTCTTCGATATCCAGGACATCGGCGCACGCTCCTATACATACATGTCGACATTGAACTACTGCATGGTGGCCGCCCAGAAGTACAATAAACCGATCGTCGTTCTCGACCGGCCCAACCCTTTGGGCGGCGTCATCGCCGACGGTCCGGTGCTGGAGGATCCCTATAAAACTTTTGTCGGCGTAGATACTTTGCCTATGTCTCACGGCATGACTGCCGGTGAACTGGCCCTCTATTTCAATCGCAACATCGGCGCCAAGCTCACCGTCGTGCCGATGGCCGGCTGGCATCGCAACATGGTCTTCCAGGATACGGGGCTGCCTTGGGTAAACACGTCGCCTGCCATCGTCGATCTCGATGCTGCCTTTGGCTATATGGCCACCGGTCTCGGCGAAGGCACCGGCGTCTTCCAATCGAACTTCAAGTGGATCGGCGCCAAGGGCATCGACGCCGACAGGTATGCCGAACTGCTCAACGGAGCCGGCCTCCCCGGTGTCACCTTTGTTCCCGACCGGCGCGGCTCAGCCGGCGGGGTGCGGCTCCAGATCACCGATTACCATGCCTTCAATCCGGCCAAGACAGGCATCTACGCCTTGGCTTACGCTCATTCCCTCAACCGTTTCCCTGTGCCCAAAAGCGGTGACAAGGTGGTCATGTTCGACAAGATCATGGGCACCGACAAGGTGGGCATCTGGCTGGAGGCCGGCCTGTCGCCCCAGGAGATGGAGGAGAACTACCGTCCCGCTCTAGAGGCCTTTCGAGAAGAACGAAAGCGTTACCTGATCTATGGCGACCGGCTTGATTCGCCGCCGGGATTGATCGAACCGATCCGGGTGGTCGTCGACGGGCGTGAGGTTCCCTTTGATTCTGCTCCCTATCTGGACCGCAACGACCGGGTGATGGTCCCCTTGCGGGCCATCGCGGAGGCGCTCGGCGCTTCGGTCACCTGGAGCGGCGCCACCGGGACGATCACCGTCGAGAAGGCAGGGAAGAGGAGCATCTTTGTGGTCGGCAGCCCTTCTGCCGTGATCCAGGGGGCGCAAAAGCGTCTGGACGCCGCCCCTGTCATCTTGGGGGCTCGGACGATGATCCCTGCCCGTTATGTGACCGAGGCCGTCGGCGGCGCCGTCGAGTGGGACGGTGTGAGGCGAACGGTGATCGTGATGTCAAAAACAGAGAGGTGA
- the larA gene encoding nickel-dependent lactate racemase, whose protein sequence is MFLIKLPYHKTHLELPLEPGPKVRLLTPENHGYTPGGTQEEIVRRALANPIASPPLSELVKGKRNIVIISSDHTRPVPSHINIPLMLEEIKKGNPDADVTILVATGMHRPTTDEELLAKFGQKVVDEVKIVNHLSEKDEDMAFLGILPSGGELWVNKLAVEADLLLADGFIEPHFFAGFSGGRKSVLPGVASRKTVMYNHNSTFISSPYARTGNLENNPIHRDMLFAAEKAKLAFILNVVINAQKEIIYAVAGDTVEAHLKGCAFVRELVAVKPIPGDIVISTNGGYPLDQNLYQAVKGMTAAEATAKPGAVIIMVAGCSDGLGGEDFYHQLADFPSPQAAMDTFLATAKEDTPADQWESQILCRMLIKHKVIMVSDPKLAGLFRDMHLDYAKTLEEALAMAKAVKGDDAEITVIPDGVGVIVG, encoded by the coding sequence ATGTTTTTGATTAAGTTGCCCTATCATAAGACCCACCTGGAGCTTCCCCTGGAGCCGGGCCCTAAGGTGCGCCTGCTGACCCCGGAGAACCACGGATACACCCCGGGTGGAACTCAAGAAGAGATCGTCCGCCGTGCCCTGGCCAACCCCATCGCTTCACCGCCCCTGTCGGAACTCGTCAAGGGGAAGCGGAATATCGTCATCATCTCGAGCGATCATACCCGCCCTGTGCCGAGTCATATCAATATCCCGCTCATGCTCGAAGAGATCAAAAAGGGCAACCCTGACGCCGATGTGACCATCCTGGTCGCCACCGGCATGCACCGCCCGACGACCGACGAGGAACTGTTGGCCAAGTTCGGTCAGAAGGTCGTCGACGAGGTCAAGATCGTCAATCACCTCTCGGAAAAAGATGAGGACATGGCCTTTTTGGGCATCCTGCCTTCCGGCGGCGAACTGTGGGTGAACAAGCTGGCTGTCGAGGCCGATCTGCTCCTGGCCGACGGCTTCATCGAGCCCCACTTCTTCGCCGGCTTCTCCGGCGGCCGCAAGAGCGTCCTGCCCGGTGTCGCCTCCCGCAAGACGGTCATGTACAACCACAACTCCACCTTTATCTCCAGCCCCTATGCCCGCACGGGCAACCTGGAGAACAACCCGATTCACCGCGATATGCTCTTCGCCGCCGAAAAGGCCAAGCTGGCCTTTATCCTCAACGTGGTGATCAACGCCCAAAAAGAGATCATCTATGCTGTGGCCGGAGACACCGTCGAGGCCCACCTCAAGGGCTGCGCTTTTGTCCGTGAGCTGGTGGCCGTCAAGCCGATCCCCGGCGATATCGTCATCTCCACGAACGGCGGCTATCCCCTCGACCAGAACCTGTATCAAGCTGTCAAAGGCATGACAGCGGCAGAGGCGACGGCCAAGCCGGGCGCTGTCATCATCATGGTCGCCGGCTGCTCCGATGGGCTTGGCGGCGAGGACTTCTATCACCAGTTGGCCGATTTCCCCTCTCCTCAGGCTGCCATGGACACTTTCCTGGCGACAGCCAAAGAAGACACGCCGGCTGATCAGTGGGAATCGCAGATCCTCTGCCGCATGCTGATCAAGCATAAGGTGATCATGGTCAGCGACCCCAAATTGGCAGGCCTTTTCCGTGACATGCACCTCGACTACGCGAAAACGCTTGAGGAGGCGCTGGCTATGGCCAAAGCCGTCAAGGGCGATGATGCAGAGATCACCGTCATCCCCGACGGCGTCGGCGTCATCGTCGGATAG
- the larB gene encoding nickel pincer cofactor biosynthesis protein LarB yields MDHSRLTHLLRAVQDGQMPVEEAVDRLKGWPYEDIGFAKVDHYRAIHQGFPEVIFGLGKRPEQTAVIFERLARTGLPVLATRCTAEAFAAVQAKVPEAVFHELAQVITLRVPEENERPIGTIAVVTAGTADLPVAEEAAVSALAMGCRVKRIFDVGVAGLHRLLSKRNELKEAQVIVVIAGMEGALASVVAGMVDIPVVAVPTSIGYGANFGGLSALLGMLNSCALGVGVVNIDNGFGAAALAATIVRSGSREAGRFHDV; encoded by the coding sequence ATGGATCATTCGAGGCTGACCCATCTGTTGCGGGCGGTTCAGGACGGGCAGATGCCTGTGGAAGAGGCTGTCGATCGGCTGAAAGGTTGGCCCTATGAGGATATCGGTTTTGCCAAAGTCGATCACTACCGGGCTATCCACCAGGGTTTTCCTGAAGTCATCTTCGGCCTCGGCAAACGGCCGGAACAGACGGCGGTCATCTTCGAGCGGTTGGCCCGGACGGGGCTGCCGGTGCTGGCGACGCGCTGCACGGCGGAAGCCTTTGCTGCCGTCCAGGCCAAGGTTCCTGAAGCGGTCTTTCACGAACTGGCTCAGGTCATCACCCTGCGGGTGCCGGAAGAAAACGAGCGGCCCATCGGGACCATCGCTGTCGTTACGGCGGGCACGGCTGACCTGCCGGTGGCCGAGGAGGCTGCTGTCAGCGCTCTCGCCATGGGATGCCGGGTGAAGCGGATCTTTGACGTCGGTGTGGCCGGGTTGCACCGGCTGTTATCAAAACGGAATGAACTGAAGGAGGCGCAGGTGATCGTCGTCATCGCCGGCATGGAAGGCGCCCTGGCCTCTGTCGTGGCCGGCATGGTGGACATCCCCGTTGTGGCCGTGCCGACGAGCATCGGCTATGGCGCCAATTTCGGCGGTCTCTCGGCGTTGCTGGGCATGCTGAACTCTTGCGCCCTCGGCGTCGGTGTCGTCAATATCGACAATGGATTCGGCGCGGCGGCCTTGGCGGCGACGATCGTCCGCAGCGGAAGCCGTGAAGCAGGGAGGTTCCACGATGTGTAA
- the larC gene encoding nickel pincer cofactor biosynthesis protein LarC, producing MCNSDEHDHVHDHSHRQSHDHGHCHSHGHEHAYKKSHATGRGQGRTAGHGHGESCKYAQGCRNDASTNGHNILVVDPVSGAAGDMWLGALVDLGVPWEELTEALRGLGVDGYELRCDSVISKGIRATKVEVLLDDRPQPHRHLHHVAQIIENSAMAASVKEMAIRVFTRLAESEAKVHGCPVEKVHFHEVGAVDAIVDIVGTCWALAYLKVEEILVLPLPLGSGTVRCAHGVMPVPAPATADLVRDFPVYLGGGEGELVTPTGAALCTTLGRPHDSHSQGMPLRIERIGHGAGTRPAKDRPNVLRLLLGRREEAGKSWLVCIGGTAHAHGHSDRHGQGHGSHGGHVGHGDQGGYGEGRGQVLGQGAQGHDGVHHSLVGQAGICLGEMQRGGSENSAGAMPALLWEDVQVIETTVDDMNPQWLSPLTARLFDAGALDVQAVSVMMKKGRLGCHLTVLCPPERGAVVLEQLFAESTTLGVRSRLERRACLDRDWVTVTTDGGPVRLKRGILGGRVVNIHPEFDDCQAAARRGNLPVKEIHRQALAAYEEERSRKAE from the coding sequence ATGTGTAATAGCGATGAGCATGACCACGTTCACGATCACAGCCATCGCCAGAGCCACGATCACGGCCATTGCCACAGCCACGGCCATGAACATGCCTATAAAAAATCGCATGCAACGGGACGGGGACAGGGGCGAACGGCCGGCCATGGTCATGGGGAAAGCTGTAAATATGCCCAGGGCTGTCGGAATGATGCGTCTACGAATGGTCATAACATCCTCGTCGTCGATCCCGTCTCCGGCGCGGCTGGTGACATGTGGCTGGGCGCCCTGGTCGACCTGGGTGTTCCCTGGGAAGAACTGACGGAAGCCTTGCGAGGGCTCGGCGTCGACGGTTACGAACTGCGCTGTGACTCTGTTATATCCAAGGGGATCCGGGCCACGAAGGTGGAGGTCCTTCTCGATGACCGGCCCCAGCCCCATCGCCACCTCCATCATGTGGCGCAGATCATCGAAAATTCCGCCATGGCGGCCTCTGTGAAGGAGATGGCCATCCGGGTTTTTACGCGTCTGGCTGAATCGGAAGCCAAGGTGCACGGCTGTCCCGTCGAAAAGGTTCACTTTCATGAAGTGGGCGCTGTCGACGCCATCGTTGACATTGTCGGGACCTGCTGGGCGCTGGCATACCTGAAGGTGGAGGAGATCCTCGTCCTGCCCCTGCCGCTCGGATCGGGCACGGTCCGCTGCGCCCACGGGGTGATGCCCGTCCCTGCGCCGGCTACGGCCGACCTCGTCCGTGATTTCCCCGTCTACCTCGGCGGCGGGGAAGGTGAACTGGTCACGCCGACCGGCGCTGCCCTCTGCACAACCTTGGGGCGTCCCCATGACAGCCATTCGCAAGGGATGCCTTTGCGGATCGAACGGATCGGCCACGGGGCAGGCACCCGGCCGGCGAAGGACCGGCCCAATGTGTTGCGGTTGCTGCTCGGCCGGCGCGAAGAAGCGGGGAAAAGCTGGCTCGTCTGCATCGGCGGAACGGCTCATGCCCACGGACATAGCGACAGGCATGGACAGGGACATGGCAGCCATGGGGGTCATGTCGGTCACGGCGACCAGGGCGGTTACGGTGAGGGACGCGGTCAGGTGCTTGGGCAAGGTGCTCAAGGTCATGATGGCGTACATCATTCCCTTGTCGGACAGGCAGGAATTTGCCTGGGGGAGATGCAACGGGGCGGGAGTGAAAATAGCGCCGGCGCTATGCCGGCGCTCCTGTGGGAGGATGTACAGGTCATCGAGACGACCGTTGATGATATGAATCCTCAGTGGCTCTCGCCCCTGACAGCTCGGCTTTTTGATGCCGGCGCGCTGGATGTGCAAGCGGTTTCGGTGATGATGAAGAAAGGCCGTCTTGGCTGCCACCTGACGGTGCTTTGTCCACCGGAGCGCGGGGCGGTCGTGCTGGAGCAGCTCTTTGCCGAGTCGACGACGCTCGGTGTTCGCTCCCGCCTGGAGCGGCGGGCCTGCTTGGATCGGGACTGGGTGACGGTGACCACCGATGGCGGTCCGGTTCGACTGAAGCGAGGCATCTTAGGGGGGCGCGTCGTCAACATCCATCCCGAATTTGATGACTGTCAGGCGGCGGCGCGCCGGGGGAATCTGCCTGTCAAAGAGATTCACCGGCAGGCGTTGGCGGCTTACGAAGAGGAAAGGTCTAGAAAAGCCGAATAA
- the speD gene encoding adenosylmethionine decarboxylase — protein MNVLGNPLGVQLLAEVWECNPDKLNDVKTVEAIMIRAAEKSGADIREVVFHRFEPQGVSGVVVISESHLTVHTWPELGYAAVDIFTCGERVNPWDALESIAQELDAEEAHAMEISRGMKNLSRLKKKIDRSKE, from the coding sequence ATGAATGTGTTGGGCAATCCCCTCGGTGTGCAGTTGCTGGCTGAAGTATGGGAATGCAATCCCGATAAACTCAACGACGTGAAGACGGTGGAAGCGATCATGATTCGCGCTGCCGAGAAATCAGGGGCCGATATTCGGGAAGTGGTCTTTCACCGCTTTGAACCGCAAGGTGTCAGCGGCGTTGTCGTCATCTCCGAATCCCACCTGACGGTCCACACCTGGCCGGAACTGGGATATGCCGCCGTTGACATTTTCACCTGTGGAGAACGGGTAAATCCTTGGGATGCGCTGGAGTCCATCGCCCAGGAACTCGATGCAGAAGAGGCTCATGCGATGGAGATCAGCCGAGGAATGAAAAACTTGAGCCGGTTGAAGAAAAAGATAGACCGGTCAAAAGAATAA
- a CDS encoding pyridoxal phosphate-dependent aminotransferase yields the protein MPVAQHIRAQISQSSWIRKMFEEGERLKPIYGEDKVYDFTIGNPNNEPPAAFREALLELASHPVPGMHRYMSNAGYPETRQAVADALSTASGKALTADHVVMTVGAGGGLNVVFKTILDPGDEVIISAPFFVEYKGYLANHGGKAVIVQSKEDFQLDLDAIAAAVTAKTRAVIINSPNNPTGVVYPADSLDALNRLLEAKGAEFGRTLFVVSDEPYAKIVYDGVTVPPVFAHIRNSIVVTSHSKDLALPGERIGYIAISPEIEEAPLLFDGLVLANRILGFVNAPALMQRLVAKLQNASVNIDEYREKRDLFYDNLTAMGYEMVKPQGAFYLFPKSPLADDVEFVRRAQKYNILLVPGSGFGKPGYFRIAYCVEKRIIENSLEAFRALAKELGLPG from the coding sequence ATCCCAGTCGCACAACATATCCGCGCGCAGATCAGCCAGTCCTCCTGGATCCGCAAGATGTTCGAAGAGGGCGAGCGCCTGAAACCGATTTACGGCGAAGACAAGGTTTATGACTTCACCATCGGCAACCCGAACAACGAACCGCCGGCCGCTTTCCGGGAAGCCCTCTTGGAATTGGCCAGCCACCCTGTTCCCGGCATGCACCGCTACATGAGCAACGCCGGCTACCCCGAGACCCGCCAGGCTGTGGCCGACGCCCTCAGCACAGCCAGCGGCAAAGCCTTGACCGCCGACCATGTGGTGATGACCGTCGGCGCCGGCGGCGGTCTGAACGTCGTCTTCAAGACGATCCTCGACCCCGGCGACGAGGTGATCATCTCCGCTCCCTTCTTTGTCGAATATAAAGGCTACCTTGCCAACCATGGCGGCAAGGCGGTCATCGTCCAGTCAAAGGAAGACTTTCAATTGGACCTGGACGCCATCGCCGCAGCGGTGACGGCGAAAACGCGGGCTGTCATCATCAACTCCCCCAACAACCCTACCGGCGTCGTCTACCCCGCCGACAGCCTCGACGCATTGAACCGACTCTTGGAAGCCAAGGGCGCCGAGTTCGGACGAACCCTGTTCGTCGTCTCCGATGAGCCCTATGCGAAAATCGTCTACGACGGGGTGACCGTTCCTCCCGTCTTCGCCCACATCCGCAACAGCATCGTCGTAACCTCCCACAGCAAAGACCTGGCCTTGCCTGGAGAGCGCATCGGCTATATCGCCATCAGTCCTGAAATCGAAGAAGCGCCCCTGCTTTTCGACGGCTTGGTGCTGGCCAACCGCATCCTGGGCTTCGTCAATGCGCCGGCCTTGATGCAGCGCCTGGTGGCTAAACTGCAGAACGCATCGGTGAACATCGACGAGTACCGGGAAAAACGGGATCTCTTTTACGACAACCTGACCGCCATGGGCTACGAGATGGTCAAGCCTCAGGGGGCCTTCTACCTCTTCCCCAAGTCTCCCCTGGCTGATGACGTCGAGTTCGTCCGGCGCGCCCAGAAGTACAACATCCTCCTCGTCCCCGGCAGCGGTTTCGGCAAGCCCGGCTATTTCCGCATCGCCTACTGTGTCGAGAAGCGGATCATCGAAAACTCGCTGGAGGCCTTCCGAGCGCTGGCGAAGGAATTGGGACTGCCCGGTTAG